The following are encoded in a window of Haloarcula halophila genomic DNA:
- the mptA gene encoding GTP cyclohydrolase MptA, which yields MSQQLPDVQASSPDVTVGLNRVGVTGVEKLVKLGRRDRDPIVLMAEFEVFVDLPSWRKGADMSRNMEVIDETLETAVSEEAYRVEDVCGDAAELLLQKHDYTTKAEVRMEAEYVTHERTPQSDVATQSTADIIASATATEDGTSEEIGARVTGMTVCPCSQGMSAARARQTLRGMGVEDEVIDEFLEEMPQAGHSQRGHATLTVESDGAPEVDLNELIEVARDSMSARIYNLAKRPDEDHMTYEAHKDAKFVEDCVRALADGVVDRFPDLADDAIVTMKQSNDESIHQHNAHAERVAKLGDLRAEVTADEATADD from the coding sequence ATGAGTCAGCAACTCCCGGACGTACAGGCGTCGAGTCCGGATGTCACCGTCGGCCTCAACCGCGTCGGTGTGACAGGTGTCGAGAAGCTCGTCAAGCTGGGGCGACGCGACCGTGATCCGATCGTCCTGATGGCGGAGTTCGAGGTGTTCGTCGACCTGCCGTCCTGGCGGAAAGGGGCAGACATGTCTCGCAACATGGAAGTCATCGACGAGACCCTAGAAACCGCGGTCTCCGAGGAGGCGTACCGGGTCGAGGACGTCTGTGGCGACGCCGCGGAACTGCTCCTGCAGAAACACGACTATACGACCAAAGCCGAGGTTCGCATGGAAGCGGAGTACGTCACCCACGAGCGGACGCCACAGTCCGACGTGGCGACCCAGTCGACGGCCGACATCATCGCCTCGGCGACGGCTACCGAGGACGGGACGAGCGAGGAGATCGGTGCCCGCGTCACCGGTATGACCGTCTGCCCCTGTTCCCAGGGGATGTCGGCGGCCCGTGCCCGCCAGACCCTGCGGGGGATGGGCGTCGAGGACGAGGTCATCGACGAGTTCCTCGAAGAGATGCCCCAGGCGGGCCACTCACAGCGGGGTCACGCCACGCTGACCGTCGAGAGCGACGGCGCACCCGAGGTCGACCTCAACGAACTCATCGAGGTCGCCCGTGATTCGATGAGCGCCCGGATCTACAACCTCGCCAAGCGTCCCGACGAGGACCACATGACCTACGAGGCACACAAGGACGCCAAGTTCGTCGAGGACTGTGTCCGCGCGCTCGCGGATGGCGTCGTCGATCGGTTCCCCGATCTGGCCGACGATGCCATCGTCACGATGAAACAGTCAAACGACGAGTCGATCCACCAACACAACGCCCACGCCGAACGCGTGGCGAAACTCGGTGACCTGCGTGCGGAGGTCACCGCCGACGAAGCCACCGCCGACGACTGA
- a CDS encoding cytochrome P450 — MCAHQTGRSVDTPVTPGDRPPRLGRLPVVDNTVAMLRDPLAFYDRVGDHEADVVGYNVAGTTGYFLTHPDLIEQVLVTDASDYEKGALLQRTLGEFVGEGLFLLEGEEWQRQRTALQPAFYRDRIETYGETMTDFAAATADEWDDGEVVDARPSMQALTLRILGKTLLDVEIETTADALEPLLSALRHRLDPRTLSAYLPLWVPTPINRRVNRSLSAFEATLDDIVAARRREDETTREARDDVLSLLLSMDEETMDRERLGDQLLTFLVAGHDTTSLTLSYAWFLLATHPQIQRRLHEELDETLDGATPTVADLFELPYLDRVLSEVLRLYPPAFTVFRQPARPVSLGGYEIGPDAQLTLPQWLVHRDERWYDDPDAFRPDRWTDDFESTLPDYAYYPFGGGPRHCIGMRFARMEAKLALATIAQRFAVEPVTEPPLELAMQITLSPAEPIQIRVRDR, encoded by the coding sequence ATGTGTGCCCACCAGACCGGTCGGTCGGTCGACACGCCGGTCACGCCGGGCGACCGACCGCCGCGTCTCGGTCGCCTGCCGGTCGTCGACAACACCGTCGCGATGCTGCGGGACCCACTGGCGTTCTACGACCGCGTCGGCGACCACGAGGCCGACGTCGTCGGCTACAACGTCGCGGGGACGACCGGCTACTTCCTCACGCACCCGGACCTGATCGAACAGGTGCTCGTCACCGACGCCAGCGACTACGAGAAGGGCGCACTGCTTCAGCGCACGCTCGGGGAGTTCGTCGGTGAGGGCCTCTTTCTCCTGGAGGGCGAGGAGTGGCAACGCCAGCGGACGGCCCTCCAGCCGGCCTTCTACCGGGACCGCATCGAGACCTACGGCGAGACGATGACCGACTTCGCAGCGGCGACCGCCGACGAGTGGGACGACGGCGAGGTCGTCGACGCCCGGCCGTCGATGCAGGCGCTCACACTGCGGATTCTCGGGAAGACGCTGCTGGACGTGGAGATCGAGACGACCGCCGACGCGCTCGAACCGCTGCTCTCGGCGCTCCGGCACCGCCTCGACCCGCGGACGCTGTCGGCGTATCTCCCACTGTGGGTCCCGACGCCGATCAACCGCCGCGTGAACCGGTCGCTCTCGGCCTTCGAGGCGACGCTCGACGACATCGTCGCCGCCCGCCGGCGAGAGGACGAGACGACTCGCGAGGCCCGTGACGACGTCCTCTCGCTGTTGCTCTCGATGGACGAGGAGACGATGGACCGCGAGCGGCTGGGCGACCAGTTGCTGACCTTTCTCGTGGCCGGCCACGACACCACGTCGCTGACCCTGTCGTACGCCTGGTTCCTGCTGGCGACCCACCCACAGATCCAGCGCCGACTCCACGAGGAACTCGACGAGACGCTCGACGGGGCGACCCCGACGGTGGCGGACCTATTCGAACTCCCCTACCTGGATCGGGTCCTCTCGGAGGTACTGCGGCTCTACCCGCCGGCGTTTACCGTCTTCCGCCAGCCGGCCCGACCGGTCTCGCTGGGCGGCTACGAGATCGGCCCCGACGCGCAACTGACCCTCCCACAGTGGCTCGTCCACCGGGACGAGCGGTGGTACGACGATCCCGACGCCTTCCGTCCGGACCGCTGGACCGACGACTTCGAGTCGACACTGCCCGACTACGCCTACTACCCCTTCGGCGGCGGTCCCCGACACTGCATCGGGATGCGCTTCGCCCGGATGGAGGCGAAACTCGCGCTGGCGACGATCGCCCAACGGTTCGCCGTCGAGCCGGTCACCGAACCACCGCTGGAGTTGGCCATGCAGATCACTCTCTCGCCGGCCGAACCGATCCAGATTCGGGTTCGCGACCGGTAG
- a CDS encoding DUF255 domain-containing protein, giving the protein MDEFAAETKVEWREWGPAAFEAAADSGRPVLLSLTVPWSGECRAMDRGTYGEPRIAANINDGFVPVRVDADRDPRVRERYTMGGFPSTVFLTPAGEVITGATFLGPDGFRGILDSVREAWDSRGAEAGSIPRQLQDEAPPAGELRPRIEEHMIEQLLGAYDEEFGGWGTDVKFPLARTVEFALVRARDQATRSLEAIHTHLFDTYDGGFFRYATDRNWSNPRREKLLDENAALVRAFAHGYRYTGTETYRDAAQRTAEYLTTTLWADDADAFAGSQAGVDDYYRLEPSEREEADPPHVDETVFADRNGLAVDGLLWLAAYTDDERARRYAQRARDSVCDRLVEDGAVAHYDGEGSDRGLLGDQAGLLQGLTTSWQVTGESGPARGVADWTIEHRQEQSGAFRDGPESGAGLCSRSLHPLDTTVELADALVDLAALTGEDRYRRVATEAVEAFAGAAERMGVEVAGYAAVAARLRDPQAVVVGTEAGTDLHRAALRLADHETTVVPDPDGDGVARLREDGTVTAEAETPATLEAALTGE; this is encoded by the coding sequence ATGGACGAGTTCGCGGCGGAGACGAAAGTCGAGTGGCGCGAGTGGGGGCCAGCGGCCTTCGAGGCAGCCGCCGACAGCGGCCGGCCGGTCCTGCTCTCCCTGACCGTGCCCTGGAGCGGGGAGTGTCGGGCCATGGACCGGGGGACCTACGGCGAGCCACGCATCGCGGCCAACATCAACGACGGGTTCGTTCCGGTCAGGGTCGACGCCGACCGCGACCCCCGTGTCAGGGAACGGTACACGATGGGCGGGTTCCCCTCGACGGTGTTTCTCACCCCCGCCGGTGAGGTCATCACCGGCGCGACGTTCCTCGGCCCGGACGGCTTCCGCGGCATTCTCGATAGCGTCCGCGAGGCCTGGGACTCCCGGGGGGCGGAGGCGGGCTCGATCCCGAGACAGCTCCAGGACGAGGCGCCGCCGGCCGGCGAGTTACGCCCACGCATCGAGGAACACATGATCGAGCAGTTGCTGGGCGCCTACGACGAGGAGTTCGGCGGCTGGGGGACGGACGTGAAGTTCCCGCTGGCCCGGACCGTCGAGTTCGCGCTGGTCCGGGCCCGTGACCAGGCGACCCGGAGCCTCGAAGCGATCCACACACACCTGTTCGATACGTACGACGGCGGCTTCTTCCGGTACGCGACCGACCGGAACTGGTCGAACCCGCGCCGGGAGAAACTGCTCGACGAGAACGCCGCCCTGGTCCGTGCGTTCGCACACGGCTACCGGTACACCGGGACCGAGACCTACCGCGACGCCGCCCAGCGGACCGCCGAGTACCTCACGACGACGCTGTGGGCCGACGACGCGGACGCCTTCGCCGGGAGCCAGGCCGGCGTCGACGACTACTACCGACTCGAACCCAGCGAACGCGAGGAGGCGGATCCGCCTCACGTCGACGAGACGGTCTTCGCCGACCGGAACGGCCTGGCGGTCGACGGTCTGCTGTGGCTGGCGGCCTACACCGACGACGAACGCGCCCGTCGGTACGCCCAGCGAGCCAGGGATAGCGTCTGTGACCGCCTCGTCGAGGACGGCGCGGTCGCCCACTACGACGGCGAGGGGAGCGATCGCGGCCTCCTGGGCGACCAGGCCGGCCTCCTCCAGGGACTGACGACGAGTTGGCAGGTGACCGGCGAGTCCGGCCCCGCTCGTGGGGTCGCCGACTGGACGATCGAACACCGCCAGGAGCAAAGCGGCGCGTTCCGGGACGGTCCCGAGAGCGGTGCCGGCCTCTGTAGCCGGTCGCTACATCCCCTGGATACGACTGTCGAACTCGCGGACGCCCTGGTCGACCTCGCCGCGCTGACCGGCGAAGACCGATACCGCCGGGTCGCGACCGAGGCGGTCGAGGCCTTCGCCGGGGCCGCCGAGCGGATGGGTGTCGAGGTGGCCGGCTACGCCGCCGTGGCTGCACGGCTCCGAGATCCGCAGGCGGTGGTCGTCGGCACCGAGGCGGGGACCGACCTCCATCGGGCGGCGCTACGACTGGCCGACCACGAGACGACGGTCGTCCCCGACCCGGACGGAGACGGCGTCGCGCGGCTCCGGGAAGACGGGACCGTCACGGCCGAGGCCGAGACGCCGGCCACGCTCGAAGCGGCGCTGACCGGTGAGTAG
- a CDS encoding response regulator transcription factor — protein MTHQGSLTVLVVDDESPVADAYAETVGQRYEVEVAYSGQEALEQLSAEIDVVLLDRRMPDISGDEVLEEIRERGIDARVAMVTAVDPDLEIIEMPFDDYIVKPVSPDELFETIERLYRCVDYENQLREYYSLTAKYAALRSSKPLDELEASAEFGSLESTMTEKRAELDELTASLDDQDFQKMFADIGSEHEWPDVE, from the coding sequence ATGACACACCAGGGGAGCCTGACGGTGTTGGTCGTCGACGACGAGTCGCCTGTCGCTGACGCGTACGCCGAGACCGTCGGCCAGCGGTACGAGGTCGAAGTCGCCTACAGTGGCCAAGAGGCACTGGAGCAACTGTCGGCGGAGATCGACGTCGTCCTGCTCGACCGCCGGATGCCGGATATCTCCGGTGACGAGGTACTCGAAGAGATCCGCGAGCGGGGAATCGATGCACGGGTCGCGATGGTTACAGCGGTCGATCCGGATCTGGAAATCATCGAGATGCCCTTCGACGACTACATCGTCAAGCCGGTCTCCCCGGACGAGCTGTTCGAGACGATCGAACGCCTGTATCGGTGTGTCGACTACGAGAACCAGCTCCGGGAGTACTACTCGCTGACAGCCAAGTACGCCGCGCTCCGGTCGAGCAAGCCGCTCGACGAACTCGAAGCCAGCGCGGAGTTCGGCTCGCTGGAGTCGACCATGACGGAGAAACGTGCCGAACTCGACGAGTTGACCGCGTCGCTCGACGACCAGGACTTCCAGAAGATGTTCGCCGACATCGGATCGGAACACGAGTGGCCCGACGTCGAGTGA
- a CDS encoding PQQ-binding-like beta-propeller repeat protein, producing the protein MDDTPTNRRGFLRTMAGLAGLVSTGGCLNLQEPTERTVTESPVRSATATRRSTDRSSPTASAVSTPEVPESARWAQRTRAPVYQPPVTANGVVLVGSSDRRLYAFDAADGTRAWVREFETEPHVSVADGTAVVLSDYRVHTLDVATGETRWEKPSEASDHRPLVVDGTVFLAARAREGARVVARSLSSGDVSWIFTERDADERTIVVKQPAYEDGVVCVAAGKGNRRPSTHSAAYGIDADSGEKQWETAIDANFGETNVASAGGYAVSGGDEGSIRAFDVTTGERAWQRSDLDVDFVGSVGERIVVGYERLLALDPSTGRTAWAFEGRDAELFSPPAVRGDTLFAPSTGPLHELSSDGQPRGTVELFDALPTGAAADGNGVYVAADDANVYAYPHPGSGP; encoded by the coding sequence ATGGACGACACGCCGACGAACCGCCGGGGGTTCCTCCGGACCATGGCAGGGCTTGCCGGTCTCGTCTCCACCGGCGGCTGTCTGAACCTCCAGGAGCCGACCGAACGGACGGTAACCGAGTCGCCGGTCCGGTCGGCGACGGCGACACGGCGCTCTACCGATCGGTCCTCACCGACGGCCTCGGCCGTGTCGACCCCGGAGGTTCCGGAGTCGGCACGGTGGGCACAGCGGACGCGAGCACCCGTCTATCAGCCCCCAGTGACGGCGAACGGAGTGGTCCTCGTCGGGAGTAGCGACCGGCGTCTGTACGCCTTCGACGCCGCTGACGGCACCCGGGCGTGGGTCAGGGAGTTCGAGACCGAACCGCACGTCTCCGTCGCTGACGGGACCGCTGTCGTGTTGAGCGACTACCGCGTCCACACACTCGACGTGGCGACGGGCGAGACCCGATGGGAGAAGCCGTCGGAGGCCAGCGATCATCGCCCGCTCGTCGTCGACGGCACCGTCTTCCTGGCCGCTCGTGCCAGAGAGGGAGCGCGCGTCGTCGCCCGTTCGCTCTCCTCGGGTGACGTATCGTGGATATTCACCGAACGGGACGCCGACGAGCGGACGATCGTCGTCAAACAGCCAGCGTACGAAGACGGGGTCGTCTGTGTCGCGGCGGGGAAAGGCAACCGGCGGCCCAGCACACACAGCGCGGCCTACGGGATCGACGCCGACTCCGGCGAGAAACAGTGGGAGACCGCTATCGACGCGAACTTCGGTGAGACGAACGTCGCCTCTGCGGGCGGCTACGCGGTCAGCGGCGGGGACGAGGGGTCCATCCGCGCGTTCGACGTGACTACCGGCGAACGGGCGTGGCAGCGCAGCGACCTCGACGTGGATTTCGTCGGGTCGGTCGGTGAACGTATCGTCGTGGGTTACGAGCGACTCCTCGCGCTGGACCCCTCGACCGGACGCACAGCGTGGGCGTTCGAGGGTCGTGACGCGGAGCTGTTCTCCCCACCCGCCGTCCGCGGCGATACGCTCTTTGCCCCGTCGACCGGGCCGCTCCACGAGCTGAGTAGCGACGGACAGCCCCGGGGAACTGTCGAACTGTTCGATGCGTTGCCGACTGGGGCCGCTGCCGACGGGAACGGGGTCTACGTCGCCGCTGACGACGCGAACGTCTACGCGTATCCACATCCCGGCTCCGGCCCGTGA
- a CDS encoding FxsA family protein has product MLRVIGLLLLIPLFDIVLLVAVAIPFFGPLVTVALVVLTALVGMLLVRAEGRATLRKIQQKLAQGEVPTDELVDGGLLIAAGAFFLTPGLVTDAVGLLLAIPFTRYPIRAATNRWVVRPYIDAKTGGFASGQVYIGGFPDEGQGGMGAGQGPDGGSQPSGGSGSGFDPDDATDVDFEDSDR; this is encoded by the coding sequence ATGCTCCGGGTCATCGGGCTGTTGTTGCTCATCCCGCTGTTCGACATCGTGTTACTCGTGGCTGTCGCGATCCCCTTCTTTGGCCCCCTCGTGACGGTCGCACTGGTCGTCCTGACCGCCCTCGTCGGCATGCTCCTGGTCCGCGCCGAAGGTCGGGCGACGCTCAGGAAGATCCAGCAGAAACTCGCTCAGGGCGAAGTCCCCACGGACGAACTCGTCGACGGCGGCCTGCTCATCGCCGCCGGCGCGTTCTTCCTCACCCCGGGCCTGGTGACCGACGCCGTCGGTCTTCTGCTGGCGATCCCGTTCACCCGCTACCCGATCCGCGCCGCCACCAACCGCTGGGTCGTCAGACCCTACATCGACGCCAAGACGGGCGGCTTCGCCAGCGGACAGGTGTACATCGGCGGCTTCCCCGACGAGGGACAGGGCGGGATGGGAGCGGGGCAGGGACCGGACGGCGGTTCCCAGCCCAGCGGGGGCTCCGGGTCGGGTTTCGACCCCGACGACGCCACTGACGTGGACTTCGAGGATTCGGACCGGTAG
- a CDS encoding TrmB family transcriptional regulator produces MASLRDLGLSEYEARAYRSLLETGPTTAKELSRASDVPMGRIYDVLNSLVTYNLVRSQTASRPKKYVAVEPETALDRLLEDKKRELEEQSQQYESIVDDLAEQLESAEPVEEPFWTAAVGPEDSLDLLLERLAAADRRIVMVGSSPARQVDIRAGTERIVDELETALERGVDVSLLVRPDLFENLPASANQEYYDRLAPYDNYTARASSDITTTFELIDDIEVCIEVPHPLGLEETFGVIDLKDPDFTEDISEAFVDHWENATPIRPP; encoded by the coding sequence ATGGCGAGTTTACGCGACCTCGGTCTCTCCGAATACGAGGCACGGGCCTATCGATCGCTACTGGAGACGGGTCCGACGACGGCGAAAGAGCTGTCACGGGCCAGTGACGTTCCGATGGGCCGGATCTACGACGTTCTCAACAGCCTCGTGACCTACAATCTGGTCCGGAGCCAGACGGCGAGTCGACCGAAGAAGTACGTCGCCGTCGAACCGGAGACCGCGCTCGATCGCCTGCTCGAGGACAAGAAGCGGGAACTCGAAGAGCAGTCCCAGCAGTACGAGAGCATCGTCGACGACCTCGCAGAGCAGTTAGAGAGCGCCGAACCGGTCGAGGAACCGTTCTGGACCGCCGCGGTCGGCCCCGAGGACTCGCTCGATCTCCTGTTGGAGCGCCTGGCCGCCGCCGACCGGCGGATCGTCATGGTCGGGTCCTCGCCGGCACGGCAGGTCGACATCCGCGCCGGGACCGAGCGGATCGTCGACGAACTGGAGACCGCACTGGAGCGGGGCGTCGACGTCTCCCTGTTGGTCCGCCCCGACCTCTTCGAGAACCTGCCGGCGTCGGCCAACCAGGAGTACTACGACCGACTGGCACCCTACGACAACTACACCGCGCGGGCCAGTTCGGACATCACGACCACCTTCGAACTCATCGACGACATCGAAGTGTGTATCGAGGTGCCCCACCCGCTGGGGCTCGAAGAGACCTTCGGCGTCATCGACCTCAAGGACCCCGACTTCACCGAGGACATCAGCGAGGCCTTCGTCGACCACTGGGAGAACGCGACGCCGATCCGGCCGCCCTGA
- a CDS encoding PQQ-binding-like beta-propeller repeat protein — translation MVVSRPTRRRVLATLGTALTGGCLRSSRAADSTPAPGTDEPRTRSTDGTTTATAAPSDSGSALTPASLSTEWSHEADLAFSHAGVAAEGTVLTQRSDGRICVARALRDGSQRWRATFDTAVSLRPRIVGSTVLMGTVGGTIHALARSDGSERWRYDTPGALRVQPVVIPEEATVLVPVRFDDERAGLVDAVSLESGQRRWRIDGIDRPNSISPAVDGRFYLGFSDSFRGYAAGDGTRLPTEQQPSGIPGVNAGRFPHPRILFAHEGTVYLPEPRANDPVVAYDPTANEVVWRYEPFGAPVSFDAWGETLAFSAGDNAVYGLDRTTGDRRWRVQRDERFSPVAAARGVVWTARGRTLLGIDAETGTVHVERELPLSADLVFAVGRRVIVLGSGKIGVYRIES, via the coding sequence ATGGTCGTGTCCAGGCCGACCCGACGCCGCGTACTGGCGACGCTCGGAACCGCTCTGACTGGTGGGTGTCTTCGGAGTTCGAGGGCCGCCGACTCGACGCCGGCACCCGGAACGGACGAGCCCCGGACACGATCGACAGACGGGACGACGACTGCGACCGCAGCACCGTCGGACTCGGGATCGGCTCTCACCCCCGCCTCGCTCTCGACCGAGTGGAGCCACGAGGCGGACTTGGCGTTCTCACACGCCGGCGTGGCGGCGGAGGGAACCGTCCTCACACAGCGCTCCGACGGGCGGATCTGTGTCGCACGGGCGCTCCGGGACGGGAGCCAGCGGTGGCGAGCGACGTTCGACACTGCGGTCAGCCTTCGGCCACGGATCGTCGGCTCGACGGTCCTGATGGGAACGGTCGGGGGAACGATCCACGCGCTCGCACGTTCGGACGGGAGCGAGCGGTGGCGCTACGATACCCCGGGAGCACTGCGGGTCCAACCCGTCGTCATCCCGGAGGAAGCGACGGTCCTGGTCCCCGTCCGGTTCGACGACGAGCGGGCCGGGCTGGTCGATGCGGTGTCACTGGAGAGCGGCCAGCGGCGGTGGCGGATCGACGGGATCGACCGGCCGAACTCCATCTCGCCGGCCGTCGACGGGCGGTTCTACCTCGGGTTCAGCGACAGTTTCCGGGGGTACGCGGCGGGCGACGGGACGCGACTCCCCACCGAACAACAACCGTCCGGCATCCCGGGAGTCAACGCGGGGCGGTTCCCACACCCACGCATCCTGTTCGCACACGAGGGGACGGTGTACCTGCCGGAACCACGGGCGAACGATCCGGTCGTCGCGTACGACCCGACGGCAAACGAGGTCGTCTGGCGGTACGAACCCTTCGGCGCCCCCGTTTCGTTCGACGCGTGGGGCGAGACACTGGCCTTCTCCGCGGGCGACAACGCTGTCTACGGGCTCGACCGTACCACCGGGGACCGCCGCTGGCGCGTCCAGCGGGACGAGCGGTTCTCCCCCGTGGCGGCCGCCCGGGGCGTGGTCTGGACAGCGCGTGGCCGGACGCTGCTCGGGATCGACGCCGAGACCGGGACGGTTCACGTCGAACGGGAGCTCCCCCTCTCCGCCGATCTGGTCTTCGCCGTGGGTCGGCGAGTTATCGTACTGGGGTCCGGGAAGATCGGTGTCTACCGGATCGAGAGCTGA